A single genomic interval of Vulpes vulpes isolate BD-2025 chromosome 3, VulVul3, whole genome shotgun sequence harbors:
- the TMEM167B gene encoding protein kish-B, translating to MTNVYSLDGILVFGLLFVCTCAYFKKVPRLKTWLLSEKKGVWGVFYKAAVIGTRLHAAVAIACIVMAFYVLFVK from the exons ATGACGAACG TGTACTCCTTGGATGGTATTCTGGTGTTTGGTTTGCTCTTTGTTTGCACCTGTGCTTACTTCAAGAAAGTACCTCGTCTCAAAACCTGGCTGCTATCAGAGAAGAAAGGAGTTTGGGGTGTGTTTTACAAAG CCGCTGTGATTGGAACCAGGCTGCATGCTGCTGTGGCAATCGCCTGCATTGTAATGGCCTTTTACGTcctgtttgttaaatga